In one window of Acanthochromis polyacanthus isolate Apoly-LR-REF ecotype Palm Island chromosome 8, KAUST_Apoly_ChrSc, whole genome shotgun sequence DNA:
- the man2a2 gene encoding alpha-mannosidase 2x isoform X2, translating to MKLRKQVTVCGGAIFCVAVFSLYLMLDRVQHDPARRQNGGNFPRSQISVLQNRIEQLEQLLEENHQIISHIKDSVMELTDTGAVSPSGHLPFRSANGSWVLPFDGRPTFLAVKPQDCQFAVGRSGQADVQMLDVYSLLKFDNPDGGVWKQGFDITYDPDEWDNDPLQVFVVPHSHNDPGWIKTFDKYFTDQTQHILNNMVVKLAEDPRRKFIWSEISFFSKWWETADIHKQEAMRKLILGGQLEMVTGGWVMTDEANAHYFAMIDQLIEGHQWLERNLGVTPRSGWAVDPFGHSATMPYLLKRANLTSMLIQRVHYSIKKHFASTRSLEFMWRQAWDSGSSTDIFCHMMPFYSYDVPHTCGPDPKICCQFDFKRLPGGRINCPWKVPPKAVVEANVAERAHLLLDQYRKKSKLYRSNVLLIPLGDDFRYDKALEYDQQYINYQKLFDYMNSHPEMHVQAQFGTLTEYFSAVYKKYGVAQGSRPADYPVLSGDFFAYADREDHYWTGFYTSRPFYKSLDRVIESHLRGAEILYSLAVANARHAGMEGRYPVSDYALLVDARRSVGLFQHHDAITGTAKENVVIDYGTKLLRSLIGLKRVIINAAHFLVMKNKEFYRFYQTEPFLETDDRRATQDSLPQRTLIELDPAAPRYLVLFNPIERERLCAVTVLVNTVRVRVLTEDGQTLPVQLSAQWSSASQMSAEVFEATFMVRLPPLGLAVFHLYDSPDSPMTLRSDTLLRLSGRGVTARAAEPLPVRSQQADAQTFYISSQSLTLGFSGTTGLLESIKRKDDPQEVKVQMQFMIYGTRPSKDKSGAYLFLPDGKAKPYNQKEPPVVRVVEGPLFSEVVAHYQHFQQTFRIHNVPGVDGYSIDLTTMVDIRDQTNKELAMRLVTDIQSGDVFYTDLNGFQMQPRRLHLKLPMQANFYPMPSQAYIQDSNHRLTLHTAQSLGVSSLESGQLEVIMDRRLMQDDNRGLGQGLKDNKRTANRFRLLLERRSTGNKHDGFFAKLSSLFHSFLSQILSDGVREMMDSATTSFPSVLSHMTNAILNHEVLALPVLPKRRGIPPLQTFAPLKSILPCDFHLLNLRSIQSQQDPQSPSAHTALILHRLALDCGLEAQNLGFNCTTTQGQLSVSGLFKNLDLQLLQPMSLTLMHSSTPLANDSTISLDPMEISAFKLKLR from the exons ATGAAGCTGAGGAAACAGGTGACAGTGTGCGGAGGGGCCATATTCTGTGTGGCTGTGTTCTCACTGTATCTGATGTTGGATCGAGTCCAACATGACCCTGCAAGGCGACAGAACGGTGGGAACTTTCCACGG AGCCAAATCTCAGTCCTGCAGAACCGAATAGAGCAGCTGGAGCAGCTCCTGGAGGAAAACCACCAAATCATCAGCCACATAAAGGACTCTGTGATGGAGCtcacagacacaggagctgtgTCTCCCAGCGGCCACCTGCCATTCAGAAGTGCCAATGGTTCCTGGGTCCTACCCTTTGACGGTCGCCCCACTTTTCTCGCTGTCAAGCCCCAGGATTGCCAGTTTGCTGTGGGCAGAAGCGGTCAAGCAGACGTTCAG ATGCTGGACGTTTACTCCCTTCTCAAGTTTGACAACCCTGATGGTGGCGTGTGGAAACAGGGCTTCGACATCACTTATGATCCTGATGAATGGGACAATGATCCACTACAAGTATTTGTGGTCCCTCACTCTCACAATGATCCAG GTTGGATCAAGACTTTTGACAAGTACTTCACAGACCAGACGCAACATATTCTAAACAACATGGTTGTGAAACTGGCTGAGGATCCTCGCAGGAAGTTCATCTGGTCCGAGATTTCATTCTTCTCCAAGTGGTGGGAGACTGCAGACATTCACAAACAGGAGGCCATGCGCAA ACTGATCCTTGGGGGACAGCTTGAAATGGTGACAGGAGGCTGGGTGATGACAGATGAAGCCAATGCTCACTACTTTGCCATGATAGACCAGCTCATTGAAGGGCACCAGTGGCTGGAGAGGAATCTAG GTGTAACTCCTCGCAGTGGGTGGGCGGTAGACCCTTTTGGTCACAGTGCCACTATGCCGTATCTACTGAAGAGGGCCAACCTGACCAGCATGCTTATCCAGAGGGTCCACTACtccattaaaaaacactttgcCTCCACCCGCAGTCTGGAGTTTATGTGGAGGCAGGCTTGGG ACTCTGGGTCAAGCACAGACATCTTCTGCCACATGATGCCGTTTTATAGCTACGATGTGCCTCACACATGTGGACCCGATCCGAAAATCTGCTGCCAGTTTGACTTCAAGAGGTTACCAGGCGGTCGGATAAACTGCCCCTGGAAGGTGCCACCAAAAGCTGTGGTGGAGGCCAATGTAGCAGAGAG GGCACACCTGCTCCTGGATCAGTACCGCAAAAAATCCAAACTCTACCGCAGCAATGTGCTCCTCATTCCTCTGGGAGATGACTTCCGCTATGACAAAGCCCTGGAGTATGATCAGCAGTACATCAACTACCAGAAGCTGTTTGACTACATGAATTCTCACCCAGAGATGCACGTTCAA GCTCAGTTTGGGACTCTCACTGAGTACTTCAGTGCCGTGTACAAAAAATATGGAGTGGCCCAGGGATCCAGGCCTGCTGATTACCCGGTGCTTAGTGGAGATTTCTTCGCCTACGCAGATCGTGAGGACCACTACTGGACTGGTTTTTACACTTCTCGACCCTTTTACAAGAGCCTGGACCGCGTGATTGAGTCGCATCTGAG AGGGGCAGAGATCCTCTACAGCCTGGCCGTTGCGAACGCTCGGCATGCTGGGATGGAAGGACGCTACCCGGTCTCAGATTATGCCCTGCTTGTCGATGCGAGGCGGTCGGTTGGCCTCTTCCAGCACCACGATGCCATTACTGGCACCGCAAAGGAGAATGTTGTCATTGACTATGGCACCAA ATTACTGCGCTCGCTTATCGGCCTGAAGAGAGTAATCATCAATGCTGCTCATTTCCTGGTGATGAAGAACAAAGAGTTTTATCGCTTTTACCAGACGGAGCCCTTCCTGGAGACG GATGACAGGCGTGCTACTCAAGATTCTCTGCCTCAGCGCACTTTAATCGAGCTGGATCCGGCAGCACCGAG GTACTTGGTTCTGTTCAACCCCATCGAGCGGGAGCGGCTGTGTGCGGTGACGGTGCTGGTCAACACTGTGAGGGTGCGAGTGCTTACTGAGGATGGACAGACCCTCCCTGTGCAGCTGAGTGCTCAGTGGAGCTCCGCTAGTCAAATGAGTGCAGAGGTATTTGAG GCAACTTTCATGGTTCGTCTGCCACCTCTCGGCCTGGCTGTTTTCCACCTCTATGACTCCCCGGATTCACCCATGACGCTCCGCTCCGACACCCTGCTCAGGCTTTCCGGTCGCGGGGTCACCGCTCGCGCTGCCGAACCGCTTCCTGTCCGCTCCCAACAGGCCGACGCTCAGACCTTCTACATCAGCAGTCAGTCTCTGACTCTGGGCTTCTCTGGAACCACCGGCCTGCTGgag AGTATCAAGCGCAAAGACGATCCCCAGGAAGTGAAGGTTCAGATGCAGTTCATGATCTACGGCACTCGTCCCTCTAAAGACAAAAGCGGAGCTTACCTCTTCCTGCCAGATGGAAAAGCAAAG CCCTACAACCAGAAAGAGCCACCTGTGGTACGCGTTGTTGAAGGGCCTCTTTTCTCTGAGGTGGTGGCACATTACCAGCACTTTCAGCAGACCTTCCGTATTCACAATGTGCCAG GGGTTGATGGTTATTCTATAGACCTAACCACTATGGTGGACATCAGAGATCAGACCAATAAGGAGCTGGCCATGCGACTCGTGACCGACATCCAGAGCGGAGACGTCTTCTACACAGACCTCAATGGCTTCCAG ATGCAGCCTCGTCGACTCCACCTGAAACTTCCCATGCAGGCCAACTTCTACCCGATGCCCAGCCAGGCGTATATCCAGGACAGCAATCACCGGCTCACACTGCACACGGCTCAGTCTCTGGGTGTGAGCAGCCTGGAGAGTG GCCAGCTTGAAGTGATTATGGACCGGCGACTGATGCAGGATGATAATCGTGGGCTGGGTCAGGGCCTGAAAGACAACAAAAGGACGGCCAACCGCTTCAGACTGCTGCTGGAGAGGAGATCCACCGGTAACAAG CATGATGGCTTCTTTGCCAAACTGTCGTCCTTGTTTCATTCTTTCCTTTCTCAAATCTTGAGTGACGGAGTTCGAGAG ATGATGGACAGCGCAACAACTAGCTTCCCGTCTGTACTCAGTCACATGACCAACGCCATTTTGAACCACGAGGTCCTGGCGCTGCCCGTTCTCCCCAAAAGACGCGGCATCCCTCCTCTGCAAACCTTTGCCCCTCTGAAGTCCATCCTTCCTTGTGACTTCCACCTGCTGAATCTGCGCAGCATCCAGAGTCAG CAGGACCCCCAATCTCCGTCTGCACACACGGCCTTGATCCTTCACCGCCTGGCGCTGGACTGTGGTCTCGAGGCTCAGAACCTCGGCTTCAACTGCACCACCACTCAAGGACAG ctgagcGTGTCAGGACTGTTCAAGAACCtggacctgcagctgcttcagccGATGTCTCTGACCCTGATGCACTCCAGCACGCCTCTGGCCAACGACTCCACCATCAGCTTGGATCCCATGGAGATCTCTGCCTTTAAGCTCAAACTGCGCTAA
- the man2a2 gene encoding alpha-mannosidase 2x isoform X1, translating into MKLRKQVTVCGGAIFCVAVFSLYLMLDRVQHDPARRQNGGNFPRSQISVLQNRIEQLEQLLEENHQIISHIKDSVMELTDTGAVSPSGHLPFRSANGSWVLPFDGRPTFLAVKPQDCQFAVGRSGQADVQMLDVYSLLKFDNPDGGVWKQGFDITYDPDEWDNDPLQVFVVPHSHNDPGWIKTFDKYFTDQTQHILNNMVVKLAEDPRRKFIWSEISFFSKWWETADIHKQEAMRKLILGGQLEMVTGGWVMTDEANAHYFAMIDQLIEGHQWLERNLGVTPRSGWAVDPFGHSATMPYLLKRANLTSMLIQRVHYSIKKHFASTRSLEFMWRQAWDSGSSTDIFCHMMPFYSYDVPHTCGPDPKICCQFDFKRLPGGRINCPWKVPPKAVVEANVAERAHLLLDQYRKKSKLYRSNVLLIPLGDDFRYDKALEYDQQYINYQKLFDYMNSHPEMHVQAQFGTLTEYFSAVYKKYGVAQGSRPADYPVLSGDFFAYADREDHYWTGFYTSRPFYKSLDRVIESHLRGAEILYSLAVANARHAGMEGRYPVSDYALLVDARRSVGLFQHHDAITGTAKENVVIDYGTKLLRSLIGLKRVIINAAHFLVMKNKEFYRFYQTEPFLETDDRRATQDSLPQRTLIELDPAAPRYLVLFNPIERERLCAVTVLVNTVRVRVLTEDGQTLPVQLSAQWSSASQMSAEVFEATFMVRLPPLGLAVFHLYDSPDSPMTLRSDTLLRLSGRGVTARAAEPLPVRSQQADAQTFYISSQSLTLGFSGTTGLLESIKRKDDPQEVKVQMQFMIYGTRPSKDKSGAYLFLPDGKAKPYNQKEPPVVRVVEGPLFSEVVAHYQHFQQTFRIHNVPGVDGYSIDLTTMVDIRDQTNKELAMRLVTDIQSGDVFYTDLNGFQMQPRRLHLKLPMQANFYPMPSQAYIQDSNHRLTLHTAQSLGVSSLESGQLEVIMDRRLMQDDNRGLGQGLKDNKRTANRFRLLLERRSTGNKMMDSATTSFPSVLSHMTNAILNHEVLALPVLPKRRGIPPLQTFAPLKSILPCDFHLLNLRSIQSQQDPQSPSAHTALILHRLALDCGLEAQNLGFNCTTTQGQLSVSGLFKNLDLQLLQPMSLTLMHSSTPLANDSTISLDPMEISAFKLKLR; encoded by the exons ATGAAGCTGAGGAAACAGGTGACAGTGTGCGGAGGGGCCATATTCTGTGTGGCTGTGTTCTCACTGTATCTGATGTTGGATCGAGTCCAACATGACCCTGCAAGGCGACAGAACGGTGGGAACTTTCCACGG AGCCAAATCTCAGTCCTGCAGAACCGAATAGAGCAGCTGGAGCAGCTCCTGGAGGAAAACCACCAAATCATCAGCCACATAAAGGACTCTGTGATGGAGCtcacagacacaggagctgtgTCTCCCAGCGGCCACCTGCCATTCAGAAGTGCCAATGGTTCCTGGGTCCTACCCTTTGACGGTCGCCCCACTTTTCTCGCTGTCAAGCCCCAGGATTGCCAGTTTGCTGTGGGCAGAAGCGGTCAAGCAGACGTTCAG ATGCTGGACGTTTACTCCCTTCTCAAGTTTGACAACCCTGATGGTGGCGTGTGGAAACAGGGCTTCGACATCACTTATGATCCTGATGAATGGGACAATGATCCACTACAAGTATTTGTGGTCCCTCACTCTCACAATGATCCAG GTTGGATCAAGACTTTTGACAAGTACTTCACAGACCAGACGCAACATATTCTAAACAACATGGTTGTGAAACTGGCTGAGGATCCTCGCAGGAAGTTCATCTGGTCCGAGATTTCATTCTTCTCCAAGTGGTGGGAGACTGCAGACATTCACAAACAGGAGGCCATGCGCAA ACTGATCCTTGGGGGACAGCTTGAAATGGTGACAGGAGGCTGGGTGATGACAGATGAAGCCAATGCTCACTACTTTGCCATGATAGACCAGCTCATTGAAGGGCACCAGTGGCTGGAGAGGAATCTAG GTGTAACTCCTCGCAGTGGGTGGGCGGTAGACCCTTTTGGTCACAGTGCCACTATGCCGTATCTACTGAAGAGGGCCAACCTGACCAGCATGCTTATCCAGAGGGTCCACTACtccattaaaaaacactttgcCTCCACCCGCAGTCTGGAGTTTATGTGGAGGCAGGCTTGGG ACTCTGGGTCAAGCACAGACATCTTCTGCCACATGATGCCGTTTTATAGCTACGATGTGCCTCACACATGTGGACCCGATCCGAAAATCTGCTGCCAGTTTGACTTCAAGAGGTTACCAGGCGGTCGGATAAACTGCCCCTGGAAGGTGCCACCAAAAGCTGTGGTGGAGGCCAATGTAGCAGAGAG GGCACACCTGCTCCTGGATCAGTACCGCAAAAAATCCAAACTCTACCGCAGCAATGTGCTCCTCATTCCTCTGGGAGATGACTTCCGCTATGACAAAGCCCTGGAGTATGATCAGCAGTACATCAACTACCAGAAGCTGTTTGACTACATGAATTCTCACCCAGAGATGCACGTTCAA GCTCAGTTTGGGACTCTCACTGAGTACTTCAGTGCCGTGTACAAAAAATATGGAGTGGCCCAGGGATCCAGGCCTGCTGATTACCCGGTGCTTAGTGGAGATTTCTTCGCCTACGCAGATCGTGAGGACCACTACTGGACTGGTTTTTACACTTCTCGACCCTTTTACAAGAGCCTGGACCGCGTGATTGAGTCGCATCTGAG AGGGGCAGAGATCCTCTACAGCCTGGCCGTTGCGAACGCTCGGCATGCTGGGATGGAAGGACGCTACCCGGTCTCAGATTATGCCCTGCTTGTCGATGCGAGGCGGTCGGTTGGCCTCTTCCAGCACCACGATGCCATTACTGGCACCGCAAAGGAGAATGTTGTCATTGACTATGGCACCAA ATTACTGCGCTCGCTTATCGGCCTGAAGAGAGTAATCATCAATGCTGCTCATTTCCTGGTGATGAAGAACAAAGAGTTTTATCGCTTTTACCAGACGGAGCCCTTCCTGGAGACG GATGACAGGCGTGCTACTCAAGATTCTCTGCCTCAGCGCACTTTAATCGAGCTGGATCCGGCAGCACCGAG GTACTTGGTTCTGTTCAACCCCATCGAGCGGGAGCGGCTGTGTGCGGTGACGGTGCTGGTCAACACTGTGAGGGTGCGAGTGCTTACTGAGGATGGACAGACCCTCCCTGTGCAGCTGAGTGCTCAGTGGAGCTCCGCTAGTCAAATGAGTGCAGAGGTATTTGAG GCAACTTTCATGGTTCGTCTGCCACCTCTCGGCCTGGCTGTTTTCCACCTCTATGACTCCCCGGATTCACCCATGACGCTCCGCTCCGACACCCTGCTCAGGCTTTCCGGTCGCGGGGTCACCGCTCGCGCTGCCGAACCGCTTCCTGTCCGCTCCCAACAGGCCGACGCTCAGACCTTCTACATCAGCAGTCAGTCTCTGACTCTGGGCTTCTCTGGAACCACCGGCCTGCTGgag AGTATCAAGCGCAAAGACGATCCCCAGGAAGTGAAGGTTCAGATGCAGTTCATGATCTACGGCACTCGTCCCTCTAAAGACAAAAGCGGAGCTTACCTCTTCCTGCCAGATGGAAAAGCAAAG CCCTACAACCAGAAAGAGCCACCTGTGGTACGCGTTGTTGAAGGGCCTCTTTTCTCTGAGGTGGTGGCACATTACCAGCACTTTCAGCAGACCTTCCGTATTCACAATGTGCCAG GGGTTGATGGTTATTCTATAGACCTAACCACTATGGTGGACATCAGAGATCAGACCAATAAGGAGCTGGCCATGCGACTCGTGACCGACATCCAGAGCGGAGACGTCTTCTACACAGACCTCAATGGCTTCCAG ATGCAGCCTCGTCGACTCCACCTGAAACTTCCCATGCAGGCCAACTTCTACCCGATGCCCAGCCAGGCGTATATCCAGGACAGCAATCACCGGCTCACACTGCACACGGCTCAGTCTCTGGGTGTGAGCAGCCTGGAGAGTG GCCAGCTTGAAGTGATTATGGACCGGCGACTGATGCAGGATGATAATCGTGGGCTGGGTCAGGGCCTGAAAGACAACAAAAGGACGGCCAACCGCTTCAGACTGCTGCTGGAGAGGAGATCCACCGGTAACAAG ATGATGGACAGCGCAACAACTAGCTTCCCGTCTGTACTCAGTCACATGACCAACGCCATTTTGAACCACGAGGTCCTGGCGCTGCCCGTTCTCCCCAAAAGACGCGGCATCCCTCCTCTGCAAACCTTTGCCCCTCTGAAGTCCATCCTTCCTTGTGACTTCCACCTGCTGAATCTGCGCAGCATCCAGAGTCAG CAGGACCCCCAATCTCCGTCTGCACACACGGCCTTGATCCTTCACCGCCTGGCGCTGGACTGTGGTCTCGAGGCTCAGAACCTCGGCTTCAACTGCACCACCACTCAAGGACAG ctgagcGTGTCAGGACTGTTCAAGAACCtggacctgcagctgcttcagccGATGTCTCTGACCCTGATGCACTCCAGCACGCCTCTGGCCAACGACTCCACCATCAGCTTGGATCCCATGGAGATCTCTGCCTTTAAGCTCAAACTGCGCTAA